A stretch of the Jeotgalibacillus haloalkalitolerans genome encodes the following:
- a CDS encoding MFS transporter, with translation MTDQQRLQKATRNLFFFTGGEFIGTIGAHIYMFGISFFVLTLTGSASSFALTFLCSMVPRIILAPIAGHIVDRLPRKQVVVTSHALMTATMLLVFIYTLSFGLSLPVIYITAVLIAIFATFAGIGLTASVASFVDGARIQRAISLTQSSNSLASILGPVLGGVMYGFLSIEMFFLIHAIAYATALICEININFSLYKKESTSQDEEGQKDEPLLASLKAGAVYVKGHRVLLPIMLVALWVNFFFMAAVVGLPYVIIEVLGATSNQLGLVESMIGLGTLALSVYLSTRKEFQKPIRTMRFGMISIGFLFALLALPLLIPMGSPAFIAYYMAVNFLFGAAMIIINTPIQVLMQKTTPEHYRGRVFGLLEMVASGISPIGLILFGFLYDIASPALIILITAGLLIAVTVMGLRPSKVDDEAAEEVAEEKAVKIAEA, from the coding sequence ATGACTGACCAGCAGCGTTTGCAAAAAGCCACCCGTAATTTGTTTTTCTTCACTGGTGGCGAGTTCATCGGCACAATTGGTGCTCATATTTACATGTTTGGAATCAGCTTTTTCGTTTTAACGCTAACCGGTTCTGCTTCCAGCTTTGCTCTTACATTTTTATGTTCAATGGTACCGAGGATCATTCTTGCTCCAATTGCTGGACATATTGTTGATCGCCTCCCACGGAAACAGGTCGTTGTAACCTCTCATGCCCTAATGACTGCAACGATGCTACTGGTCTTTATCTATACACTTTCATTCGGTTTAAGCCTGCCGGTCATTTACATCACAGCTGTACTCATAGCTATTTTCGCAACTTTTGCAGGAATCGGACTGACTGCTTCTGTTGCAAGCTTTGTGGATGGTGCAAGGATTCAGCGTGCGATTTCATTAACACAGTCCTCTAACTCACTCGCAAGTATTTTAGGACCGGTTCTTGGTGGCGTCATGTACGGATTTTTATCCATTGAAATGTTTTTCTTAATTCATGCGATCGCCTATGCCACTGCACTCATTTGTGAAATCAATATTAATTTTTCGCTCTATAAAAAGGAATCTACTTCTCAAGATGAAGAGGGTCAAAAGGACGAACCATTGCTCGCCAGCCTGAAAGCAGGTGCCGTATATGTAAAAGGACACCGTGTCCTTCTGCCAATCATGCTTGTTGCGCTTTGGGTTAATTTCTTTTTCATGGCTGCTGTTGTCGGGCTTCCTTACGTTATTATTGAAGTACTTGGCGCAACCTCCAACCAGCTCGGTTTAGTAGAATCAATGATTGGACTCGGGACGCTTGCCCTGTCAGTATATCTTTCTACACGCAAAGAGTTTCAAAAGCCGATCCGTACGATGCGGTTTGGTATGATCAGTATAGGATTTCTATTTGCACTGTTAGCACTTCCTCTTCTGATTCCAATGGGTTCTCCAGCATTTATCGCTTATTATATGGCTGTGAATTTCCTATTCGGAGCTGCCATGATTATTATTAACACGCCAATCCAGGTATTGATGCAAAAGACCACACCTGAGCATTACCGTGGAAGAGTCTTCGGGCTGCTTGAAATGGTGGCATCAGGTATCTCACCAATCGGTCTGATCCTATTCGGATTTTTGTATGACATTGCCTCCCCGGCGCTGATTATTCTGATTACAGCAGGGCTTCTAATCGCTGTGACAGTTATGGGCTTGCGACCTTCAAAAGTCGATGATGAAGCTGCTGAAGAAGTTGCAGAGGAAAAGGCAGTGAAAATTGCTGAGGCTTAA